A genome region from Streptomyces xanthophaeus includes the following:
- a CDS encoding alkene reductase, whose product MTQTQHGPAASRLFEPARLGGLELPSCLVMAPLTRNRAGADGVPGELMATYYAQRASAGLIIAEASTPNAAGQTYPHIPGIHTPAQIAGWRRVTQAVRAAGGGEMFLQLQHGGRVGHPETSGHVPLAPSAVPFPEQLHTPGGLRDGVVPHAMTAEDIRSTVADFANAARNAVEAGFAGVEVHSANGHLLHQFLARNTNRRTDEWGGSARNRIRFTVEVVRAVAEAIGPERVGVRISPGVNVNGIEEGETEEIYPALVEALADLAPVYLHQVHADPDRPAFAQIRRDWPGILIANPALSREEAAADGGKRRGERLLSEGADLVALGRGFLANPDFVERLRTGAPLNEIRPEFLMHVQGAEGYTDYPVLGRTAYEDAAA is encoded by the coding sequence ATGACGCAGACACAGCACGGTCCCGCCGCCTCCCGCCTCTTCGAACCCGCCCGCCTCGGCGGCCTGGAACTGCCCAGCTGCCTGGTGATGGCGCCGCTGACCCGCAACCGCGCCGGGGCCGACGGCGTCCCCGGCGAACTCATGGCCACGTACTACGCGCAGCGCGCCTCGGCCGGCCTGATCATCGCCGAGGCCAGCACCCCGAACGCCGCCGGGCAGACCTACCCGCACATCCCCGGCATCCACACCCCGGCGCAGATCGCCGGCTGGCGCCGGGTCACCCAGGCCGTGCGGGCCGCCGGTGGCGGGGAGATGTTCCTCCAGCTCCAGCACGGCGGCCGGGTCGGCCACCCCGAGACCAGCGGACACGTGCCGCTCGCCCCGTCCGCGGTGCCGTTCCCCGAGCAGCTGCACACCCCCGGCGGCCTCCGGGACGGCGTCGTACCGCACGCGATGACCGCCGAGGACATCCGGTCCACGGTGGCCGACTTCGCGAACGCGGCCCGCAACGCCGTCGAGGCGGGCTTCGCCGGGGTGGAGGTGCACTCCGCCAACGGCCACCTGCTGCACCAGTTCCTCGCGCGCAACACCAACCGCCGCACCGACGAGTGGGGCGGCTCCGCCCGGAACCGCATCCGGTTCACCGTCGAGGTCGTCCGGGCCGTCGCCGAAGCCATCGGGCCGGAGCGGGTCGGCGTACGCATCTCGCCCGGAGTGAACGTCAACGGGATCGAGGAGGGCGAAACCGAGGAGATCTACCCGGCCCTGGTCGAAGCCCTGGCCGACCTGGCGCCGGTCTACCTGCACCAGGTCCACGCCGACCCCGACCGGCCCGCCTTCGCGCAGATCCGCCGGGACTGGCCCGGCATCCTGATCGCCAACCCGGCGCTCTCCCGCGAGGAGGCCGCGGCCGACGGCGGCAAGCGGCGGGGCGAACGCCTCCTGTCCGAGGGTGCCGATCTCGTGGCACTGGGCCGGGGCTTCCTCGCCAACCCCGACTTCGTCGAGCGGCTGCGCACGGGCGCGCCGCTCAACGAGATCCGCCCGGAGTTCCTGATGCACGTACAGGGCGCGGAGGGCTACACCGACTACCCGGTCCTCGGACGGACGGCCTACGAGGACGCGGCGGCCTGA
- a CDS encoding VOC family protein translates to MIDSHTHVRVARPSLDLAAAERFYVDGLGLQVQWRSAESVAGEHDLLMVGPAGGGWHFELTRDASNPILPAPTVDDLFVVYLGEAPDEALVQRLVEHGGTRVAAHNPYWDEWGVTVADPDGYRLVLCSRTWGQAAASS, encoded by the coding sequence ATGATCGATTCACATACGCATGTCCGCGTCGCCCGGCCCTCCCTCGACCTGGCGGCCGCCGAGCGGTTCTACGTCGACGGGCTCGGGCTGCAGGTGCAGTGGCGGAGCGCCGAGAGCGTGGCCGGGGAACACGACCTGCTGATGGTCGGACCGGCCGGGGGCGGCTGGCACTTCGAGCTCACCCGTGACGCCTCGAACCCGATCCTGCCCGCGCCCACCGTCGACGACCTGTTCGTGGTCTATCTCGGCGAGGCCCCCGACGAGGCCCTCGTCCAGCGCCTGGTCGAGCACGGCGGGACCCGCGTCGCCGCCCACAACCCGTACTGGGACGAGTGGGGAGTCACCGTCGCCGACCCCGACGGCTACCGGCTGGTGCTCTGCTCCCGCACCTGGGGTCAGGCCGCCGCGTCCTCGTAG
- a CDS encoding TIGR03619 family F420-dependent LLM class oxidoreductase: protein MRIATTIFLTDRTISPVRLAHSLEERGFSGLYLPEHTHIPVSRETAAPMGGELPEMYGRTLDPFVALGQAAAVTERLHLGTGITLVAQHDPIGLAKQVATLDHLSHGRFTLGIGYGWNVEEAADHGVEWRTRRDLVRDRMALMRALWSPEPTAYVGQYCSVQASTAYPKPVQAPRELGPGVPLYGPRTLIGGAAGPKLFAAIADHADGWLPIGGGGLGESLPVLRQIWETAGRDPKALRVVPYAVRPTPGKMSHYADLGIEEVVLQLPSAAKPEVLRTLDEFAQYL from the coding sequence ATGCGGATCGCCACGACCATCTTCCTCACCGACCGCACCATCTCCCCCGTCCGGCTGGCCCACAGCCTCGAAGAGCGCGGCTTCTCCGGCCTCTACCTCCCGGAGCACACCCACATCCCGGTCAGCCGCGAGACCGCAGCCCCCATGGGCGGTGAACTCCCCGAGATGTACGGGCGCACCCTCGACCCCTTCGTCGCCCTCGGCCAGGCCGCCGCCGTCACCGAACGGCTCCACCTCGGCACCGGCATCACCCTGGTCGCCCAGCACGACCCGATCGGCCTCGCCAAGCAGGTCGCCACCCTGGACCACCTCTCCCACGGCCGTTTCACCCTCGGCATCGGCTACGGCTGGAACGTCGAGGAGGCCGCCGACCACGGCGTCGAGTGGCGCACCCGCCGCGACCTGGTCCGCGACCGGATGGCGCTGATGCGCGCCCTGTGGTCCCCCGAGCCCACCGCGTACGTCGGCCAGTACTGCTCCGTCCAGGCCAGCACCGCCTACCCGAAGCCCGTCCAGGCCCCGCGCGAACTCGGCCCCGGCGTGCCCCTGTACGGCCCGCGCACCCTGATCGGCGGCGCGGCCGGACCCAAGCTCTTCGCCGCCATCGCCGACCACGCCGACGGCTGGCTCCCCATCGGCGGCGGCGGCCTCGGCGAATCCCTCCCGGTGCTGCGCCAGATCTGGGAGACGGCCGGGCGCGACCCGAAGGCCCTGCGCGTGGTCCCGTACGCCGTCCGGCCCACCCCCGGCAAGATGAGCCACTACGCCGACCTCGGCATCGAGGAGGTCGTCCTGCAGCTCCCCTCGGCCGCGAAGCCGGAAGTCCTGCGCACCCTGGACGAGTTCGCCCAGTACCTCTGA
- a CDS encoding ADP-ribosylglycohydrolase family protein, with translation MNATNDTGSATGPGPVPGGHGPAAATAAGTGAAAAPGPGENPAAGAPAISLHAPAPAGPAGGPRGASPGGGTGPAPAGANRTLGRGVSTGLWGRVEQQDFRSRVRGALLGSALGDALGAPAAGLSLAALREAHGPDGLTGPAPAFGRRGRVTAATQLTLFTVDGLIRAHVRRDTGAWHPPTDLHRAYLRWAATQHDWGPDERRKDNGWLAQEEWLYARRAPHRACLSGFADEVLGTLDQPKNPAARDAAAACRSAPFGLLVGWEPTLVLQLSVECAAQSHGHPTATLSAGAVAVIVHGLIRGDSLDSAVQRALGLLGARPGHQPVTDALQRALAAVTQGSPGPEAVAALAPDEAEDGTDATDALAAAVYCALVAEDVAQGLRLAVNHGGDSIAAGALCGALLGALHGETALPAAWLAELEGRAALLELADDFALEMTQGPSLHSPTASTPGWLARYPRG, from the coding sequence GTGAACGCTACGAACGACACGGGCTCCGCGACGGGCCCCGGCCCGGTCCCGGGCGGCCACGGCCCGGCAGCCGCCACCGCCGCCGGCACCGGTGCGGCAGCCGCCCCCGGCCCGGGCGAGAACCCGGCCGCCGGCGCCCCTGCCATCTCCCTGCACGCCCCCGCCCCCGCCGGCCCGGCGGGCGGCCCCCGCGGCGCCAGCCCTGGCGGCGGCACGGGACCGGCCCCCGCCGGGGCGAACCGTACGCTCGGCCGCGGCGTCTCCACCGGCCTCTGGGGCCGCGTCGAGCAGCAGGACTTCCGCAGCCGCGTCCGCGGCGCCCTCCTCGGCTCCGCCCTGGGCGACGCCCTCGGTGCACCCGCCGCCGGCCTCTCCCTCGCCGCCCTCCGCGAGGCCCACGGCCCGGACGGCCTGACCGGTCCGGCCCCCGCCTTCGGGCGCCGCGGCCGGGTCACCGCCGCCACCCAGCTCACCCTCTTCACCGTGGACGGGCTGATCCGGGCCCACGTACGCCGCGACACCGGCGCCTGGCACCCGCCCACCGACCTCCACCGCGCGTACCTGCGCTGGGCCGCCACCCAGCACGACTGGGGCCCCGACGAGCGCCGCAAGGACAACGGCTGGCTCGCGCAGGAGGAATGGCTCTACGCCCGCCGCGCCCCGCACCGCGCCTGCCTGAGCGGCTTCGCCGACGAAGTCCTCGGCACCCTCGACCAGCCGAAGAACCCGGCCGCCCGCGACGCGGCCGCCGCCTGCCGCTCGGCGCCCTTCGGGCTGCTGGTCGGCTGGGAGCCCACCCTCGTCCTCCAGCTGTCCGTCGAATGCGCCGCGCAGAGCCACGGCCACCCCACCGCCACCCTCTCCGCCGGAGCCGTCGCCGTCATCGTCCACGGCCTGATCCGCGGCGACTCCCTCGACTCCGCCGTCCAGCGGGCCCTCGGCCTGCTCGGCGCACGCCCCGGGCACCAGCCCGTCACGGACGCACTCCAGCGCGCCCTGGCCGCCGTCACCCAGGGCTCGCCCGGCCCCGAGGCCGTCGCGGCCCTCGCCCCCGACGAGGCGGAGGACGGGACCGACGCCACCGACGCCCTCGCCGCCGCCGTCTACTGCGCCCTGGTCGCCGAGGATGTCGCGCAGGGCCTGCGCCTCGCCGTCAACCACGGCGGCGACTCCATCGCCGCCGGCGCCCTGTGCGGGGCCCTGCTGGGCGCCCTGCACGGCGAGACGGCCCTCCCGGCCGCCTGGCTCGCCGAGCTCGAAGGCCGCGCCGCGCTGCTGGAACTCGCCGACGACTTCGCCCTGGAGATGACCCAGGGCCCGAGCCTGCACAGCCCCACCGCCTCCACCCCGGGCTGGCTGGCCCGCTACCCGCGCGGCTGA
- a CDS encoding tyrosine-protein phosphatase, producing MKKALLAATVVASALAASLVAAPLASATGWDRHDRTAVPFTEATVTAGADGSFTLQWKARGTDRVEIKANGKVVAKGGSQGRAVVTGLPAADRQWFDFKPGRGQGLRLADRLIKLDGTANFRDAGGYRTSTGQWVKMGEIYRSDALDKLTENDLAKLQRLRVRTVFDLRMEDERTKAADKVPTGATYVVADVFAGSGSFRTMPRTPDEAVKAMVDAERAMVSGTGGKKAYTQVFEGIERDRSRSVLFHCTAGKDRTGWAGAALLTALGVPRETVEADYLASNDYRKAANDAILSHLPAQQAAVYKPLLDVRPEYLNAGYDEVKAKYGSFDRYLKDGLGIDARELKELKKDLLVG from the coding sequence ATGAAGAAGGCTCTCCTCGCCGCGACCGTCGTCGCCTCCGCACTCGCCGCCTCCCTGGTCGCGGCCCCGCTCGCCTCCGCCACCGGCTGGGACCGGCACGACCGGACCGCCGTCCCGTTCACCGAAGCCACCGTCACCGCCGGAGCCGACGGCTCCTTCACTCTGCAGTGGAAGGCCCGCGGCACCGACCGGGTCGAGATCAAGGCGAACGGCAAGGTCGTCGCGAAGGGCGGGTCCCAGGGCCGCGCCGTGGTCACGGGCCTGCCCGCCGCCGACCGCCAGTGGTTCGACTTCAAGCCGGGCCGCGGCCAGGGCCTGCGACTCGCCGACCGCCTGATCAAGCTGGACGGCACCGCCAACTTCCGCGACGCCGGCGGCTACCGCACCAGCACCGGTCAGTGGGTCAAGATGGGCGAGATCTACCGCTCCGACGCCCTCGACAAGCTGACCGAGAACGACCTCGCCAAGCTCCAGCGCCTGCGCGTCAGGACGGTCTTCGACCTCCGCATGGAGGACGAGCGCACCAAGGCCGCCGACAAGGTGCCCACGGGCGCCACCTACGTCGTCGCCGACGTCTTCGCGGGCTCCGGCTCCTTCCGGACGATGCCCCGCACCCCCGACGAGGCCGTCAAGGCCATGGTCGACGCGGAGCGGGCGATGGTCTCCGGCACCGGCGGCAAGAAGGCGTACACCCAGGTCTTCGAAGGCATCGAGCGCGACCGCAGCCGCTCCGTCCTCTTCCACTGCACGGCCGGCAAGGACCGCACCGGCTGGGCGGGCGCCGCCCTGCTGACCGCCCTCGGCGTGCCCCGCGAGACCGTCGAGGCCGACTACCTGGCCAGCAACGACTACCGCAAGGCCGCCAACGACGCGATCCTCTCCCACCTGCCCGCCCAGCAGGCCGCCGTCTACAAGCCGCTGCTCGACGTGCGCCCCGAGTACCTGAACGCGGGCTACGACGAGGTCAAGGCGAAGTACGGCTCCTTCGACCGCTACCTCAAGGACGGGCTCGGCATCGACGCCCGCGAGCTGAAGGAGCTGAAGAAGGACCTCCTGGTCGGCTGA